In Symmachiella dynata, the following are encoded in one genomic region:
- the ssb gene encoding single-stranded DNA-binding protein, whose amino-acid sequence MASYNRVILIGNLTRDPEVRYIPSGTAVSELGLAVNRTWFDKQSNSRKEETTFVDVTLWGREAEVAGEYLSKGRPVLIEGRLQLDTWEDKQSGQRRSKLRVVCERMQMLGSRGDGGGGGGGRSGGGGGGYSGSSSQSGYGGGDPGPQAPPQDDFGPSGGGGNVPDDEVPF is encoded by the coding sequence ATGGCGAGTTATAACCGAGTCATCCTGATCGGAAATTTGACCCGTGACCCAGAAGTCCGCTATATCCCCTCGGGGACAGCGGTCTCTGAGCTTGGGTTAGCGGTCAACCGTACCTGGTTCGACAAGCAATCCAACTCGCGTAAAGAAGAAACCACGTTTGTCGACGTCACCCTGTGGGGACGCGAGGCGGAAGTGGCCGGTGAATACCTCTCCAAAGGCCGTCCTGTCCTCATCGAGGGGCGATTGCAACTCGACACCTGGGAAGACAAACAATCCGGACAACGCCGCAGCAAGTTGCGCGTTGTTTGTGAACGGATGCAAATGCTTGGTTCCCGCGGCGATGGTGGTGGCGGCGGTGGTGGTCGCAGCGGCGGCGGCGGAGGAGGCTACAGCGGAAGCAGCAGCCAATCCGGTTACGGCGGCGGCGATCCCGGACCACAGGCTCCACCACAAGACGACTTCGGTCCCTCAGGTGGTGGTGGCAACGTTCCGGATGATGAGGTACCTTTCTAG
- a CDS encoding SMP-30/gluconolactonase/LRE family protein, translating into MTEIANGNAEENVPASAPAVRLGRRSFLATAAATAAATANLAFGRDYGPDAPPVRYPDPDVVVLDPRFAKYKLGNAPIQRLYRGTLWAEGPAWNGVGKYLLWSDIPNNVQHRWLEEDGHVSTFRNPVGNSNGNTFDYQGRQISCQHGHRRVVRYEYDGSMTVLADKWEGKPLNAPNDAVVHPHDGAIWFTDPGYGSLLNYEGVKGPLHIKEAVYRIDAKTGKMDKVADEIYKPNGLCFSPDYKKLYVADTGASHYPDAPKDIKVWDVVDGKTLANRQVFASMELDGKAGFADGIRADEDGNIWASAGWVGEGYDGVHIFAPDGDRIGQILLPEICSNVCFGGTKRNRLFMTASQSLYAVYVETKGAHIS; encoded by the coding sequence ATGACTGAAATCGCCAACGGAAACGCTGAGGAGAACGTTCCGGCGTCCGCGCCCGCCGTTCGATTGGGACGCCGTTCGTTTCTGGCCACCGCTGCGGCAACTGCGGCAGCGACGGCCAATCTCGCCTTTGGACGGGATTACGGTCCTGATGCGCCACCCGTTCGATATCCCGATCCCGATGTGGTGGTCTTAGATCCTCGATTCGCCAAATACAAATTGGGCAACGCGCCGATTCAACGGCTATATCGTGGCACGCTGTGGGCCGAAGGGCCGGCCTGGAACGGAGTCGGGAAGTATTTGTTGTGGAGTGACATTCCCAATAACGTCCAACATCGCTGGCTGGAAGAAGACGGACATGTCAGCACGTTTCGCAATCCGGTGGGAAACAGCAACGGCAACACCTTCGACTATCAGGGACGGCAAATCTCGTGTCAGCACGGACACCGCCGCGTTGTGCGATATGAATACGACGGCAGCATGACTGTCTTGGCCGACAAATGGGAAGGCAAACCGCTCAACGCTCCCAACGATGCGGTCGTGCACCCTCACGACGGGGCCATCTGGTTCACCGACCCGGGTTACGGCAGCTTGCTGAACTACGAAGGGGTCAAGGGACCACTGCATATCAAGGAAGCGGTCTATCGTATCGATGCCAAAACCGGCAAGATGGACAAGGTCGCTGACGAGATCTACAAACCCAACGGCCTCTGCTTTTCACCCGATTACAAAAAACTCTACGTCGCCGACACCGGGGCGTCGCACTACCCCGACGCACCGAAAGACATCAAAGTCTGGGATGTCGTTGACGGCAAGACGTTGGCCAATCGCCAAGTGTTTGCGTCAATGGAACTCGACGGCAAGGCGGGATTCGCTGACGGGATTCGCGCCGATGAAGATGGCAACATCTGGGCCAGTGCCGGGTGGGTTGGCGAAGGTTACGACGGCGTGCACATCTTTGCTCCCGATGGCGACCGTATCGGGCAAATCCTGCTGCCCGAAATTTGCTCCAACGTCTGCTTCGGCGGCACGAAACGCAATCGTCTGTTCATGACCGCCAGCCAGTCGCTGTATGCGGTGTATGTCGAGACCAAGGGTGCGCACATATCGTAA
- the pth gene encoding aminoacyl-tRNA hydrolase → MKLVVGLGNPGQKYTGTRHNIGFDVVSELARRWNAAPSKLKFEAETTDVLIGTTKVLLLAPQTYMNASGRSVQAAVSFYQIELEDVFVICDDMNLPVGRNRIRKSGSAGGQKGLKNICDHLRSDEVPRLRIGVGAPPGTQSGADFVLSKFAKAERAEMDLAVARAADAVECWAKQGIAAAMNAFNAAEK, encoded by the coding sequence ATGAAACTTGTGGTCGGACTGGGGAATCCCGGTCAAAAATATACAGGAACGCGACACAACATTGGATTCGATGTCGTGTCGGAACTTGCCCGTCGATGGAATGCGGCCCCGTCGAAGCTAAAATTTGAAGCGGAAACCACCGACGTCCTGATCGGAACAACGAAGGTTTTGTTGTTGGCTCCGCAAACTTATATGAATGCCAGCGGCCGGAGCGTCCAGGCAGCTGTCAGTTTTTATCAAATCGAGTTAGAAGACGTGTTCGTCATTTGCGACGACATGAATCTGCCCGTCGGACGAAATCGGATACGCAAGTCTGGTTCCGCCGGAGGGCAAAAAGGGCTGAAGAATATTTGCGATCACTTACGCTCCGATGAGGTCCCGCGACTTCGTATCGGAGTCGGGGCTCCGCCGGGGACTCAAAGTGGCGCGGATTTTGTTCTCAGTAAATTCGCCAAAGCAGAACGTGCCGAAATGGATTTGGCCGTCGCTCGCGCGGCTGACGCCGTCGAGTGCTGGGCCAAGCAAGGAATTGCAGCGGCCATGAACGCGTTCAATGCGGCGGAGAAGTAA
- a CDS encoding 50S ribosomal protein L25, which yields MSDNTKLAVDLREKVGTAATRRLRATGRIPGSLYGLDKDTVALSTTEEALRPLIYGGVQVVDVEVGGESATAIFREVQWDTFSQYVQHFDLQRIDPTKRLAVEVPLELRGTPEGVIGGGVLDQPHRTVNFECLVHQVPDHVVVKVAEMQIGDALHVSDLELPPGATLLDDPTALVVRINAPMSEEEIEEGIAGGGPVEPELVGQEPEEADEQ from the coding sequence ATGTCGGATAATACAAAACTCGCAGTTGATCTTCGCGAAAAAGTCGGCACGGCAGCAACTCGTAGGCTGCGGGCCACGGGGCGAATTCCAGGCAGTTTGTACGGCCTGGATAAAGACACCGTCGCGCTGAGCACGACCGAAGAGGCTCTGCGTCCGCTGATTTATGGCGGGGTGCAGGTCGTCGACGTGGAAGTCGGCGGTGAAAGTGCCACGGCAATTTTTCGCGAAGTTCAGTGGGATACGTTTTCGCAATACGTGCAGCATTTCGATCTGCAACGCATCGATCCCACCAAGCGGCTTGCGGTGGAAGTGCCGTTGGAACTACGGGGTACCCCCGAAGGCGTGATCGGCGGCGGCGTGTTGGATCAACCGCATCGGACGGTCAACTTCGAATGCTTGGTGCATCAGGTTCCTGATCACGTTGTTGTGAAGGTAGCCGAAATGCAAATCGGCGATGCTCTGCATGTCAGTGATTTGGAACTTCCTCCGGGGGCTACGCTCTTGGATGATCCGACCGCACTGGTCGTCCGGATTAACGCGCCGATGTCTGAGGAAGAAATCGAAGAGGGAATCGCCGGTGGCGGTCCCGTCGAGCCGGAATTGGTTGGGCAGGAACCGGAAGAAGCGGACGAGCAATAA
- the rplI gene encoding 50S ribosomal protein L9 yields the protein MSKKRLHAMRSGVPKGNAELLLAEDVPALGKQGEIVRVKSGYARNYLVPQGLATIATDENKRMVERHRVRLAELQKDRIKSIRNLAEQLSEYSVTLEANANPEGHLYGSITAPEISKALKAAKYDISPDQVRLEGPLKEIGMYTVKIHLHTDVETEVKVWVVPTSST from the coding sequence ATGTCCAAAAAACGTCTCCATGCCATGCGTTCGGGCGTGCCCAAAGGGAATGCCGAATTGCTGTTGGCCGAGGATGTACCTGCACTCGGAAAGCAGGGGGAAATCGTACGCGTCAAGTCAGGTTACGCTCGCAACTATCTGGTTCCGCAGGGACTGGCCACGATCGCCACCGACGAAAATAAACGGATGGTCGAACGTCACCGCGTCCGGTTAGCCGAACTGCAAAAAGATCGTATTAAGTCGATCCGCAACTTGGCCGAACAACTCAGTGAATATAGCGTGACGCTCGAAGCCAACGCCAATCCCGAAGGGCATCTGTATGGATCGATCACCGCTCCGGAAATCAGCAAAGCCCTCAAAGCGGCCAAATACGACATCTCACCCGACCAGGTCCGCCTCGAAGGTCCGCTGAAAGAAATCGGCATGTACACGGTGAAAATCCACCTGCACACCGATGTCGAAACCGAAGTCAAAGTCTGGGTCGTCCCGACCTCGTCGACTTAA
- the argC gene encoding N-acetyl-gamma-glutamyl-phosphate reductase — protein MVKVAILGATGYAALELIKILLAHPEVEITALTTRQEGSPHVQTIHPSLHGRLDLTCDNLTTDEICQKADVVFCALPHKASMEVIPQLLAGGCKVVDLSADYRLNDPGVYEQWYGEVHTDPTRLGNTVYGLPEIWSDRIPGSELVANPGCYTSTSILGLAPLIAGGHIEPTGIFIDAKSGISGAGRGPKLTTLYPECNESVAAYSVGRHRHTPEINQILSEVGGCQVEVVFTPHLMPMDRGILCSMYTKLKSAITEDELLDVMRKYYSGKPFVRIVEHLPATKDVTGSNFCDITVRRVGDNAIIFSCTDNLIKGAAGVAVQNFNLVCGFEETMGLLP, from the coding sequence ATGGTAAAAGTCGCCATTCTCGGAGCGACGGGTTACGCCGCCCTGGAGTTGATCAAAATCCTACTCGCTCACCCCGAAGTGGAGATCACCGCTCTCACCACACGACAGGAGGGAAGTCCGCACGTCCAAACCATTCACCCCAGTTTGCACGGTCGGTTGGACCTGACTTGCGACAATTTGACGACCGATGAGATCTGCCAAAAAGCCGACGTCGTCTTTTGTGCTCTGCCGCACAAAGCGAGCATGGAAGTCATTCCGCAATTGCTGGCCGGCGGCTGTAAAGTGGTTGACCTCAGCGCCGACTATCGCCTGAATGATCCAGGCGTTTACGAACAATGGTACGGCGAGGTCCACACCGATCCCACGCGACTGGGGAACACGGTGTATGGCTTGCCCGAGATTTGGAGCGACCGCATTCCTGGATCAGAATTGGTCGCCAATCCGGGTTGCTATACGAGCACATCGATCCTCGGACTCGCGCCGCTGATAGCGGGGGGGCACATCGAGCCGACTGGTATTTTTATCGATGCGAAGAGTGGCATTTCCGGAGCGGGTCGCGGACCGAAATTGACGACGCTGTATCCCGAATGCAACGAAAGCGTCGCCGCCTACTCCGTGGGTCGCCACCGTCACACGCCAGAGATCAACCAGATTCTCAGCGAAGTCGGCGGCTGCCAGGTCGAGGTTGTCTTCACCCCGCACCTGATGCCCATGGACCGCGGTATCTTGTGTTCGATGTATACGAAACTCAAAAGCGCGATTACCGAAGATGAATTGCTGGACGTGATGCGGAAGTATTATAGCGGCAAACCGTTCGTCCGCATCGTCGAACATCTACCGGCCACCAAAGACGTCACCGGCAGCAACTTCTGCGACATCACCGTCCGCCGCGTCGGCGACAACGCCATCATCTTCAGCTGCACCGACAATCTCATCAAAGGCGCAGCGGGCGTAGCGGTACAGAATTTCAATTTGGTATGCGGATTTGAGGAGACGATGGGCTTGTTGCCGTGA
- a CDS encoding M14-type cytosolic carboxypeptidase has product MLSDIVKGVAAFFAIAVCTTTLCAEELRVTSDFPGGSAQVVQIDQTARRVSIRPAGDPQFGWPCWWYFRLDGIQPGETIRLEVVADQLKRTNGQALSANWALPSRAAMSIDQKQWTQTQPGVRDKDRAVWTAKIDATTAWFAWGPPFVPSDAEALAKRLDKSSPHAKAFTLCRTRAGRVVPALTVTEGGDDDGTRMAVWVQARQHAWESGASWVGRGFVEWLTGDDPRAVQLRKQTVVYFVPIMDIDNTATGNGGKNQRPYDHNRGWFADTQWNAVKAAMQKLQALDQQQRLVAFIDLHNPGANSPRPYFYVAAPSLVSEQQRGHQERFIAASRLEFVEPWPLEKDLPTTGPQYDPLWKRISANWIRQNMRDHVVGMTLETAWNTPHSHPTGYQMIGQRLGLALERYLRTDPRTDESKNQ; this is encoded by the coding sequence ATGCTGTCTGACATTGTAAAAGGCGTTGCGGCGTTTTTCGCGATCGCTGTTTGTACGACAACGCTTTGCGCCGAGGAGCTTCGGGTCACGTCCGATTTTCCCGGCGGATCGGCTCAGGTTGTGCAGATTGATCAAACCGCACGTCGCGTCTCGATCCGCCCGGCCGGAGATCCCCAATTCGGTTGGCCCTGTTGGTGGTATTTTCGCCTGGACGGAATTCAGCCGGGCGAAACCATTCGCTTGGAGGTTGTGGCGGACCAACTCAAACGCACCAACGGACAAGCGCTCAGCGCGAATTGGGCGTTGCCGAGCCGAGCGGCAATGAGCATCGACCAGAAGCAGTGGACGCAAACCCAGCCCGGCGTGCGCGACAAGGATCGCGCTGTCTGGACGGCGAAGATTGATGCAACCACCGCTTGGTTTGCTTGGGGCCCGCCGTTTGTTCCCAGCGACGCCGAAGCTTTGGCCAAAAGACTGGACAAGTCGTCTCCGCATGCGAAGGCATTTACGCTTTGTCGCACACGTGCCGGTCGCGTTGTTCCTGCGCTCACTGTCACCGAAGGTGGCGATGATGACGGCACGCGGATGGCGGTGTGGGTCCAAGCGCGGCAACACGCTTGGGAATCGGGCGCGAGTTGGGTGGGACGCGGATTCGTGGAATGGCTCACGGGTGATGATCCCCGCGCCGTGCAACTGCGCAAACAGACAGTTGTCTATTTCGTGCCGATCATGGACATCGACAATACGGCGACAGGCAATGGCGGAAAGAACCAACGTCCCTACGATCACAATCGTGGATGGTTTGCCGACACGCAATGGAACGCCGTCAAAGCTGCCATGCAAAAACTGCAAGCGTTGGATCAGCAACAACGTTTGGTTGCGTTCATTGACTTACACAATCCCGGCGCCAATTCGCCGCGGCCGTACTTTTACGTTGCCGCACCGAGTTTGGTCTCCGAACAGCAACGTGGGCACCAAGAGCGTTTTATCGCTGCGAGCCGCTTGGAGTTCGTTGAGCCTTGGCCGTTGGAAAAAGATCTACCGACCACCGGCCCGCAATACGATCCGTTGTGGAAGCGGATTTCGGCCAATTGGATTAGACAGAACATGCGGGACCACGTGGTCGGCATGACTTTAGAAACCGCCTGGAACACGCCGCACAGTCATCCAACCGGGTATCAGATGATTGGCCAGCGATTGGGGTTGGCGTTGGAGCGTTATTTGCGAACCGATCCTCGTACGGACGAATCCAAGAATCAATAA
- the dnaB gene encoding replicative DNA helicase, which produces MATVTPKTNEADRLPPQDIEAEKSLLGSMLLVNDVIDEVVELVTPDHFYVKAHMQICDAIYRMHESGNRGIDVVTVAEQLQRTDLLEEVGGVGHLSEILNTVPHAAHAKYYAQIVRDKGILRNLIYACTDILSESYDTSQDTVDILTKAEQTIFQIVEQQENTDNIVLKDILMDAFDRIQQRREKEGSISGLSTGFTDLDNQTNGFQPSELVILAARPSMGKTAFVVNIAEAVARNARDRLRDEYIKRGEELPYGTIPEGGVLIFSLEQSNLELAERLLCITAKLDGHKMRKGDLDDEEYDRVMHASSELGGMPMYIDDKPGRNMSEIGAIARRLKRKQNISLIIIDYLQLIEPEDKRAPREQQISLITRRLKFLAKEIHVPVIALAQLNRGVELREDKRPRLADLRESGAIEQDADIVMFLHRPDAYDPEDSPGKAEVVVAKHRSGPTGIVDLTWQKESMRFVDYSHIAEPDGGYFGDDDMGGF; this is translated from the coding sequence ATGGCCACTGTTACGCCAAAAACCAACGAAGCCGATCGCCTGCCCCCGCAGGATATTGAGGCGGAAAAAAGCTTGTTGGGCAGTATGTTGCTGGTCAACGACGTGATCGACGAAGTCGTCGAGTTAGTGACGCCCGATCACTTTTATGTGAAAGCCCACATGCAGATTTGCGATGCGATTTATCGCATGCACGAATCGGGCAACCGCGGGATCGATGTCGTCACAGTCGCCGAACAACTGCAACGAACCGACCTGCTCGAGGAGGTCGGCGGTGTCGGACATCTGAGCGAAATCCTCAACACCGTCCCGCACGCTGCTCACGCAAAATACTACGCACAAATTGTCCGCGACAAGGGCATCTTGCGGAATCTGATTTACGCCTGCACCGATATTCTTAGTGAGAGCTACGACACGTCTCAAGATACGGTCGACATCCTCACCAAGGCGGAACAGACGATTTTTCAAATCGTTGAGCAGCAAGAAAACACCGACAATATTGTGCTCAAGGATATTCTGATGGATGCGTTCGACCGCATCCAACAGAGGCGGGAAAAAGAGGGGAGCATCAGCGGACTGAGCACTGGTTTTACCGATCTCGACAACCAGACCAACGGGTTTCAACCGTCGGAATTGGTGATTCTTGCCGCACGGCCCAGTATGGGAAAAACCGCATTTGTGGTGAACATTGCCGAAGCCGTCGCTCGTAACGCCCGTGATCGTTTGCGCGACGAATACATCAAACGCGGCGAGGAGTTGCCCTATGGCACAATCCCTGAAGGGGGCGTGCTAATTTTCAGCCTCGAACAGTCCAACTTAGAATTGGCCGAACGGCTGCTGTGCATCACTGCCAAACTGGACGGGCACAAAATGCGCAAAGGGGATCTCGACGATGAAGAATATGATCGTGTGATGCATGCCTCCTCAGAGTTGGGCGGCATGCCGATGTACATCGACGACAAACCGGGCCGCAATATGTCGGAAATCGGTGCCATCGCCCGACGTCTCAAGCGCAAACAAAATATCAGCTTAATCATCATCGACTATTTGCAATTGATCGAACCAGAAGACAAACGCGCGCCGCGGGAACAACAGATTTCACTGATTACGCGGCGGCTGAAATTCCTGGCGAAAGAAATCCACGTCCCCGTCATCGCCTTAGCGCAGCTGAACCGTGGCGTCGAGTTGCGAGAAGACAAACGTCCTCGCTTGGCGGACTTGCGGGAAAGTGGAGCGATCGAACAAGATGCCGATATCGTGATGTTCTTGCATCGTCCGGACGCCTATGACCCCGAGGATTCGCCCGGCAAAGCGGAAGTCGTCGTGGCCAAACACCGTAGCGGTCCCACCGGCATCGTAGACCTGACTTGGCAAAAAGAATCGATGCGATTCGTCGATTACAGCCATATCGCCGAACCGGACGGCGGATATTTCGGTGACGACGATATGGGCGGGTTTTGA
- the rpsF gene encoding 30S ribosomal protein S6 — translation MAVNTYEVMFLIDSNKYAGDPDGSLGEINKILERVGAETLAARPWQDGKLAYPVEGRRKGLHYLTYLKMEGKNLDELTRLCKLNDIVLRHLTIKLDAALVEPMVAVANGESPTAPAEKAATEEKAATEEKAATEESASEESTGEASEEVTTA, via the coding sequence GTGGCGGTCAATACCTACGAGGTGATGTTCCTCATCGACAGCAATAAGTACGCCGGCGATCCGGACGGCTCACTGGGCGAGATCAATAAGATCCTCGAACGGGTCGGCGCGGAAACCTTAGCGGCACGGCCGTGGCAGGACGGCAAATTGGCTTATCCCGTCGAAGGCCGACGCAAAGGACTTCACTATTTGACCTACCTGAAAATGGAAGGCAAAAACCTGGATGAGTTGACCCGTCTGTGCAAGCTGAACGACATCGTTCTGCGGCACCTGACCATCAAACTCGACGCAGCCTTGGTCGAACCGATGGTGGCAGTCGCCAACGGTGAGTCCCCCACCGCACCAGCGGAAAAGGCGGCAACAGAAGAAAAAGCGGCAACCGAGGAAAAAGCGGCAACCGAGGAATCGGCCTCTGAGGAATCCACAGGCGAAGCGTCCGAGGAAGTCACAACTGCTTGA